Proteins co-encoded in one Malus sylvestris chromosome 7, drMalSylv7.2, whole genome shotgun sequence genomic window:
- the LOC126629434 gene encoding uncharacterized protein At4g00950-like — MGLGSDEAEPPQLPLFSAPPFHSHEPSGTLTPPLHTSVSVPFRWEEQPGKPRPCTALATIPNPTDFSRKCLELPPRLLLEAKLLSPSTVLEGPYVGRSKFQSSSFRMECYGGFSPERGGELGALVLRRKGKERGWFDSWGRRVLKGKREVGGAGYVFPSSVDGESDGGGSVGGESGKLKTKKKMTGITTVGSFSSLSHAKPHFWATIKQSLKQAAVPWKGRKFKKDGFAI; from the exons ATGGGGCTGGGATCTGATGAGGCAGAGCCACCACAACTGCCCTTATTTTCTGCCCCACCATTTCACTCCCATGAGCCTTCAGGCACCCTAACTCCACCACTCCACACCTCAGTCTCAGTCCCATTCCGCTGGGAAGAGCAGCCCGGGAAGCCAAGGCCCTGCACTGCCCTGGCCACCATTCCAAACCCAACAGACTTTTCCCGAAAGTGCTTAGAGCTCCCTCCAAGGCTGCTTTTGGAAGCCAAACTGCTTTCTCCCAGCACAGTGTTGGAGGGTCCTTACGTGGGCAGGTCAAAGTTTCAGTCTTCCTCATTCAGGATGGAGTGTTATGGCGGTTTCAGCCCTGAGAGAGGAGGGGAGCTTGGTGCTCTGGTTCTGAGAAGGAAAGGGAAGGAGAGAGGGTGGTTTGACTCATGGGGGAGGAGGGTGTTGAAGGGAAAAAGAGAGGTTGGTGGGGCTGGTTATGTCTTTCCATCTTCTGTGGATGGAGAGAGTGACGGTGGTGGCAGTGTGGGAGGAGAGAGTGGGAAgttgaagacgaagaagaagatgacaGGGATTACAACGGTTGGGAGCTTTTCTAGTCTCTCTCATGCCAAGCCTCATTTCTGG GCAACAATTAAACAGAGCTTGAAGCAGGCGGCAGTTCCATGGAAGGgtagaaaattcaagaaagacGGGTTTGCGATATGA
- the LOC126629440 gene encoding uncharacterized protein LOC126629440, which translates to MAVMEKLRMFVAQEPVVAASCLIAGVGLFLPAVVRPILDSFEASKQVPQPALSDVVAGMTGKK; encoded by the exons ATGGCAGTGATGGAGAAGCTCAGGATGTTCGTCGCTCAGGAGCCTGTCGTCGCAGCTTCTTGCCTCATCGCCGGCgttg GTCTCTTTCTTCCAGCTGTAGTAAGGCCAATTCTTGATTCCTTTGAAGCTTCTAAGCAAGTCCCTCAGCCTGCTTTAAGCGAT GTGGTTGCAGGTATGACAGGTAAAAAATAG
- the LOC126629432 gene encoding uncharacterized protein LOC126629432: protein MAAAEARAVWQRTANRCFVQEDAKRAPKLACCQSSSSTTRQVDAGPATVAEGPDHPATGFMPINRNPSYSSLPPDTRWWLQMQPSYGYQKDFTYEQLSALEADMETLRAGFVKSTPKTSEVHQQKAEFTDAVSAVCMKTGYEAQKQDVSAKYSKNMQEPLQYEMKEKYEIMGMDTIDCPVSNQPKEFCCDYPWIGGGRAEPWWRTTDRDELASLVAQKSLNHMENCDLPPPQKTYHKRHPYADIGCSDPNVILGTSLDAKAQATSLSSMTTPAHGYPDSGRGEMSGEGHSDKSFRDITEIQQLSEGEPTKAQLMEALCHSQTRAREAEKAAKQAYAEKEHIFKLFFTQASQLFAYKQWFQLLQLESLYLQIKNNEQPPSATVFPEGLPWMPAKGKKLRRNWRKGAKGKRGRMAEPRHDIATYAVAFALGFGLVGAGLFLGWTVGWMLPHF from the exons ATGGCGGCAGCAGAAGCAAGGGCTGTGTGGCAGAGAACAGCTAATCGTTGTTTTGTCCAAGAGGATGCTAAAAGAGCTCCCAAGTTAGCTTGCTGCCAATCCTCGTCTTCGACAACTAGGCAGGTTGATGCTGGGCCTGCAACTGTAGCAGAAGGGCCAGATCATCCTGCCACTGGTTTCATGCCTATCAATCGGAATCCTTCATATTCTAGTCTACCCCCCGATACAAGATGGTGGCTGCAAATGCAACCTAGCTATGGGTACCAAAAGGATTTTACATACGAACAGTTAAGTGCATTGGAGGCTGACATGGAAACACTGAGAGCTGGGTTCGTGAAATCAACACCCAAAACTAGCGAGGTCCACCAGCAAAAAGCAGAATTCACTGATGCAGTCTCTGCTGTTTGTATGAAGACAGGCTACGAAGCGCAAAAGCAAGATGTAAGCGCCAAATATAGTAAGAACATGCAGGAACCTCTTCAATacgaaatgaaggaaaaatatgaaataatggGGATGGATACCATTGATTGCCCAGTTTCCAATCAACCCAAGGAGTTTTGTTGTGACTATCCTTGGATTGGAGGTGGGAGGGCTGAACCATGGTGGCGGACAACTGACAGAGATGAATTGGCTTCCTTGGTTGCTCAGAAGTCGCTTAACCATATGGAGAACTGCGACCTTCCCCCACCTCAAAAAACGTATCATAAGAGACATCCATATGCTGATATTGGATGTTCTGACCCGAATGTGATATTGGGGACATCTTTAGATGCGAAGGCCCAAGCAACCAGTCTTTCCAGTATGACTACTCCTGCACATGGCTATCCTGATTCTGGAAGGGGAGAAATGTCTGGAGAAGGGCACTCCGACAAGTCATTCAG AGACATCACGGAGATACAACAACTTTCTGAGGGTGAGCCTACAAAAGCTCAGCTAATGGAAGCACTCTGCCATTCTCAAACACGAGCAAGGGAAGCCGAGAAGGCAGCAAAGCAAGCTTATGCCGAAAAGGAGCACATCTTTAAGCTCTTCTTCACACAAGCCTCTCAACTCTTTGCCTATAAGCAGTGGTTCCAATTGCTGCAACTGGAAAGTCTTTACCTCCAGATTAAAAACAACGAACAGCCTCCAAGTGCCACTGTTTTCCCGGAGGGACTTCCATGGATGCCAGCCAAGGGCAAGAAACTGCGGAGGAACTGGCGTAAGGGTGCCAAGGGGAAAAGAGGAAGGATGGCCGAACCCAGGCACGACATTGCAACGTATGCTGTTGCTTTTGCGTTGGGGTTCGGTCTCGTTGGTGCTGGCTTGTTCCTGGGATGGACTGTGGGGTGGATGTTACCCCATTTCTAG
- the LOC126629435 gene encoding uncharacterized protein LOC126629435, which yields MSGPSDRRFDLNLVEEAAPPSPDNIWRPSFVSPTGPLTVGDSVMKNDMTAAVVARNLLTPKDNRLLSKRSDELAVKDSLALSVQCAGSVSNMAQRLFARTRQVESLAAEVMSLKQEIRGLKHENKQLHRLAHDYATNMKRKLDQMKETDGQVLLDHQRFVGLFQRHLLPSSSGAVPRNEAPNDQPLMPPPSRVLSSTEAPNDPPPVPSLSGALPTAETSPKQPL from the coding sequence atgtctggcccctccgaccgtcgttttgacttgaaccttgttgaagaggcagccccgccttctccagacaacatatggcgcccatccttcgtctcccctactggtcctcttaccgttggggattccgtgatgaagaatgatatgaccgctgcggtggtggccaggaaccttctcactcccaaagataacagactactttccaaacggtctgatgagttagctgttaaggattcgctggctctcagtgttcagtgtgcaggttctgtgtctaatatggcccaacgcctatttgctcgaacccgccaagttgaatcattggcggctgaagtgatgagtctcaaacaggagattagagggctcaagcatgagaataaacagttgcaccggctcgcacatgactatgctacaaacatgaagaggaagcttgaccagatgaaggaaactgatggtcaggttttacttgatcatcagagatttgtgggtttgttccaaaggcatttattgccttcgtcttctggggctgtaccgcgtaatgaagctccaaatgatcaacctctgatgcctcctccttctagggttctgtccagtactgaggctccaaatgatccccctccggtgccttctctttctggggctctaccgactgctgagacttctcctaagcaacctttgtga